A region of Flavobacterium indicum GPTSA100-9 = DSM 17447 DNA encodes the following proteins:
- a CDS encoding PadR family transcriptional regulator, translated as MNIENTKAQMRKGVLEFCILSVLKEKDAYTSEILDTLKSAKLLVVEGTVYPLLTRLKNDGLLTYRWEESTSGPPRKYYGLTEEGKDFLQELSGTWKELSDAVNIITNQN; from the coding sequence ATGAACATTGAAAACACAAAAGCACAAATGCGAAAAGGTGTTTTAGAGTTTTGCATCTTATCAGTTTTAAAAGAAAAAGATGCTTACACTTCTGAAATATTAGACACCTTAAAAAGCGCAAAATTACTAGTTGTTGAGGGTACTGTTTATCCTTTATTAACTAGATTAAAAAACGACGGATTACTTACCTACAGATGGGAAGAATCCACATCGGGACCACCTAGAAAGTACTATGGTTTAACCGAAGAAGGAAAAGATTTTTTACAAGAATTAAGCGGCACCTGGAAAGAATTATCAGACGCTGTTAACATAATCACCAATCAAAACTAA
- a CDS encoding PspC domain-containing protein, whose amino-acid sequence MNKTTSINLGGFFFHIDEDAYNKLSSYLQAVKRSLSPEGRDEIIKDIESRIAELAQEKLGTTKQVISLADVDAIISIMGQPEDYKIDDNEPTKATYQSTQDYTYYTSKKLYRDKDNALLGGVIAGLSHYFGVEAIWLRIIFILSMFLSFGTTVVVYFLLWILLPEAITTSQKLEMKGQPITISNIEKKVKEGFNEITDKINNLDHQKIADNAKYGAQKIGSTAGDIISELFKGIGKAVGFFILLFATIAFLGVIVASVILVFSSSLPEVLLQDNIHTPFNFDVPLWAQGLLFLSAFGIPLFFFVLLGLKLLIPNTRSIGNYAKFSLLAIWIFSLISLTVVGIRYATELSHDGKVVKKEVLPITTNDTLEVKFVNNEYFSKRVDHRSDLRIMQDSTKNEIIYSNNVYLHLKTTDKAQPFVIVEKTAQGRNFDEANTRAEKIKYNFKFVGNQLILDNYFTTESSAKFRNQQVHVYLYLPEGITYYPNKNVENFLNDYNSDFEYYYGPEGYKYKVSKGELDCLNCPDENENEAEIETVSSELGNGNVVKTTTIKDSIEKVSVKVNGKEIINTEVIKSKH is encoded by the coding sequence ATGAATAAGACAACGAGTATAAATTTAGGCGGTTTTTTCTTCCACATTGATGAAGACGCTTATAATAAGTTAAGCAGTTATTTACAAGCTGTTAAACGTTCATTATCTCCTGAAGGAAGAGATGAAATTATCAAAGACATTGAAAGCAGGATTGCAGAATTAGCACAAGAAAAATTGGGAACTACTAAACAAGTAATAAGTTTAGCCGATGTTGATGCAATTATTTCAATTATGGGGCAACCTGAAGATTATAAAATTGATGATAACGAACCTACAAAAGCAACTTATCAATCAACTCAGGATTACACCTATTATACGTCAAAAAAATTGTATCGTGATAAAGACAATGCACTTTTAGGAGGAGTAATTGCAGGATTAAGTCATTATTTTGGTGTTGAAGCAATATGGTTACGTATTATTTTTATTCTATCCATGTTCTTAAGTTTTGGAACAACAGTAGTAGTGTATTTTTTACTTTGGATTTTATTACCAGAAGCCATTACAACTTCACAAAAATTGGAAATGAAGGGCCAACCCATTACAATTTCAAATATTGAGAAAAAAGTAAAGGAAGGTTTTAATGAAATCACAGACAAAATCAATAATTTAGACCATCAAAAAATTGCAGATAATGCCAAATATGGTGCACAAAAAATTGGTTCAACAGCTGGTGATATCATTTCAGAACTCTTTAAAGGAATAGGAAAAGCTGTTGGATTCTTTATTTTATTATTTGCTACGATAGCATTTTTAGGGGTAATTGTTGCATCTGTAATTTTAGTATTTTCTTCATCATTACCGGAAGTTTTATTACAAGACAACATACATACACCATTTAATTTTGATGTTCCTCTATGGGCACAAGGGTTATTATTCTTATCCGCATTTGGAATTCCATTATTCTTTTTTGTCTTATTAGGTTTAAAGTTACTAATTCCTAATACTCGTTCTATTGGAAATTACGCTAAATTTAGCTTGTTAGCCATTTGGATTTTCTCTTTAATCAGTTTAACAGTTGTAGGCATTCGTTACGCTACTGAATTGAGTCATGATGGAAAAGTAGTGAAAAAAGAAGTATTACCAATAACAACAAATGATACTTTAGAAGTTAAATTTGTAAACAACGAATATTTTTCTAAAAGAGTGGATCACCGTTCAGATTTGAGAATAATGCAAGATTCTACTAAAAATGAAATCATTTATTCTAATAATGTATACTTACATTTAAAAACAACAGACAAAGCACAACCTTTTGTAATTGTTGAAAAAACGGCACAAGGACGCAATTTTGACGAAGCAAATACAAGAGCAGAAAAAATTAAATATAATTTTAAATTTGTTGGTAATCAATTAATCTTAGACAATTATTTCACTACCGAATCCAGTGCTAAATTTAGAAATCAACAAGTACATGTTTACCTGTATTTACCTGAAGGCATAACTTATTATCCAAATAAAAATGTAGAGAACTTCTTAAATGATTACAATTCTGACTTTGAATATTATTATGGCCCAGAAGGCTATAAATATAAAGTAAGTAAAGGTGAATTAGATTGTTTAAATTGTCCAGATGAGAACGAAAATGAGGCAGAAATTGAAACTGTTTCAAGTGAGTTAGGAAATGGAAATGTAGTTAAAACAACCACTATTAAAGATAGTATTGAAAAAGTATCCGTAAAGGTAAATGGTAAAGAAATCATCAATACCGAAGTAATCAAATCTAAACATTAA
- a CDS encoding TIGR01777 family oxidoreductase, producing the protein MTLLITGATGLVGQELMRFVLQQGHKVNYLTTSKSKVKSQSNVNGFYWNPDTGEIDLKAFEAVEVIVHLAGATISKKWTPSYKEELLNSRVKTSQLLFSSLEKINHEVKQIISASAIGGYESSYDKIYHEDDPINEPEFLGEIVRKWEEHVDVFSKLGVKVTKVRIGIVLSKNGGAFVELIKPIKLGIGSALGTGNQYQSWIHIDDLISIFYYLISNQLEGVFNGVAPYPVTNKEMLRTMAKALHKPFFMPNVPTFVLKLILGEMHQIITSSQHVSCMKLLDRGFQFKYASLDKALLKLLQ; encoded by the coding sequence ATGACACTATTAATTACAGGAGCTACAGGATTAGTTGGGCAGGAGTTGATGCGTTTTGTACTTCAACAAGGACATAAGGTCAATTATTTAACTACTTCAAAATCTAAAGTTAAAAGTCAATCAAATGTGAATGGATTTTATTGGAATCCGGATACAGGTGAAATTGATTTAAAAGCTTTTGAAGCGGTAGAAGTTATTGTTCATTTAGCTGGCGCTACCATTTCAAAAAAATGGACACCATCTTATAAAGAAGAACTATTAAATAGTAGAGTTAAAACTTCTCAGTTATTGTTTTCTTCATTAGAAAAAATAAATCATGAAGTTAAACAAATAATTTCTGCTTCTGCTATTGGCGGTTATGAAAGTAGTTATGATAAAATATATCATGAAGATGATCCCATAAATGAACCAGAATTTTTAGGTGAAATTGTGAGGAAATGGGAGGAACATGTAGATGTATTTTCGAAATTAGGTGTTAAAGTAACAAAGGTGAGAATTGGGATTGTACTGTCAAAAAACGGTGGTGCTTTTGTTGAGTTAATTAAGCCAATTAAATTAGGAATTGGTTCTGCATTAGGAACTGGAAACCAATACCAAAGTTGGATCCATATTGATGATTTAATTTCAATTTTTTATTATTTAATTTCAAATCAACTAGAAGGTGTATTTAATGGTGTAGCACCTTATCCTGTTACAAACAAAGAAATGTTACGTACAATGGCAAAAGCGCTTCACAAGCCATTCTTTATGCCGAATGTCCCAACATTTGTTTTAAAATTAATTTTAGGCGAAATGCACCAAATAATTACTTCAAGTCAACATGTAAGTTGCATGAAATTACTAGATCGAGGATTTCAATTTAAGTACGCTTCACTTGATAAAGCACTACTAAAGTTGCTGCAATAA
- a CDS encoding DUF4442 domain-containing protein: MKFTPSKLNLFNFFKLPSAYWSGVRAKEITSEKCVATVKHRWFNQNPFNSMYFAVQAMAAEFTTGALVMYQIQESKENISMLVAQNKAVFTKKATGRITFTCNQGNIIKDTIQKAIATNEGQTIWLTSIGVNEKGEQVSEMQFEWTIKVRSKSK; the protein is encoded by the coding sequence ATGAAGTTTACACCCTCAAAATTAAATTTATTTAACTTTTTTAAATTACCATCTGCGTATTGGTCAGGTGTTCGTGCAAAAGAAATTACTTCAGAAAAATGTGTGGCTACTGTTAAACACCGTTGGTTCAATCAAAATCCTTTTAATTCTATGTATTTTGCTGTTCAAGCAATGGCTGCAGAATTTACTACTGGTGCCTTAGTAATGTATCAAATACAAGAGAGCAAGGAAAATATTTCAATGTTAGTAGCGCAAAATAAAGCTGTATTTACAAAGAAAGCTACTGGAAGAATTACTTTTACCTGCAATCAAGGAAATATAATTAAAGACACTATTCAAAAAGCAATTGCTACAAATGAAGGCCAAACAATATGGTTAACATCTATTGGTGTTAATGAAAAAGGCGAACAAGTTTCTGAAATGCAATTTGAATGGACAATTAAAGTTAGGTCTAAAAGTAAATAA
- a CDS encoding nucleotide exchange factor GrpE: MSQENTENIEKDNIQDENIADNQAINQPEMSVEEQLQEQLAQEKDKFLRLFAEFENYKKRTSKERIELFKTAGQEVLQAMLPVLDDFDRAWNQISKSEDEALVKGVELIHDKLKSTLTAKGLELVEIKAGDDFNADFAEAITQIPAPTEDLKGKIVDVIEKGYKLGDKIIRFPKVVIGN; encoded by the coding sequence ATGAGCCAAGAAAATACTGAAAATATAGAAAAAGATAACATTCAGGATGAAAATATTGCAGATAACCAGGCAATAAATCAACCAGAAATGTCAGTTGAAGAACAGTTGCAAGAACAATTGGCACAAGAAAAAGATAAGTTTCTTAGATTGTTTGCTGAGTTTGAAAATTATAAAAAGCGAACTTCAAAAGAAAGAATTGAATTGTTTAAAACTGCTGGTCAAGAAGTATTACAAGCAATGTTACCTGTTTTAGATGATTTTGACAGAGCTTGGAATCAAATTTCAAAATCTGAAGATGAAGCTTTGGTTAAAGGTGTAGAATTAATTCACGATAAATTAAAATCGACATTAACAGCTAAAGGATTAGAATTAGTTGAAATTAAAGCGGGTGATGATTTTAATGCTGATTTTGCTGAAGCAATTACACAAATTCCCGCTCCAACAGAAGACTTGAAAGGTAAGATTGTTGATGTAATTGAAAAAGGATATAAATTAGGAGATAAAATAATTCGTTTCCCTAAAGTAGTAATTGGTAATTAA
- a CDS encoding ABC transporter ATP-binding protein, translating to MNNILEVKNVVKQYGDYTALNSVSLNVPQGSIYGLLGPNGAGKTSLIRIINQITLPDSGEIWLDGERLNPNHVAIIGYMPEERGLYKTMKVGEQCLYLAQLKGMSKAEAKAQLKYWFEKFEIQVWWDKKIQELSKGMAQKVQFIVTVLHKPKLLILDEPFSGFDPVNANLIKDEIIELNKQGTSIIFSTHRMESVEEMCDHIALIHKSNKLIEGKLSEVKRQFRTNTFQIGIMTNNIEGLMYQLSQKFTIGQTSFKSLNDDLKLEVNLGSHPTNDLLQTLFQFGQVTHFAEKIPSVNDIFIQTVSGELAI from the coding sequence ATGAACAATATTTTAGAAGTTAAAAATGTTGTGAAACAATACGGTGATTATACTGCATTAAACAGTGTGTCATTAAATGTTCCTCAAGGTAGTATTTACGGATTGTTAGGGCCAAATGGGGCTGGAAAAACTTCCTTAATCCGAATCATAAATCAAATTACATTGCCTGATTCAGGTGAAATTTGGTTGGATGGAGAAAGATTAAACCCGAATCATGTTGCTATAATTGGATATATGCCTGAAGAAAGAGGGTTGTATAAAACCATGAAAGTAGGTGAACAATGTTTGTATTTGGCACAGTTAAAAGGCATGTCTAAAGCAGAAGCGAAAGCACAATTAAAATATTGGTTCGAAAAATTTGAAATTCAAGTATGGTGGGATAAAAAAATTCAAGAGTTGTCTAAAGGTATGGCACAAAAAGTGCAATTTATTGTTACCGTTTTACATAAACCAAAATTATTAATTTTAGACGAACCTTTTTCTGGTTTTGACCCAGTAAATGCCAATTTGATTAAGGATGAAATTATTGAATTAAACAAGCAAGGAACATCCATTATTTTTTCTACCCACCGTATGGAAAGTGTTGAAGAAATGTGTGATCATATTGCGCTGATTCATAAATCAAATAAACTTATTGAAGGAAAACTTTCCGAAGTGAAACGACAATTTAGAACAAATACGTTCCAAATTGGTATTATGACCAATAATATTGAAGGATTAATGTACCAATTGTCTCAAAAATTCACAATCGGACAAACGAGTTTTAAATCGCTTAATGATGATTTGAAATTAGAGGTAAATTTGGGTAGTCATCCAACGAATGATTTATTACAAACGCTTTTCCAATTTGGACAAGTAACGCATTTTGCTGAAAAAATTCCGAGTGTGAATGATATATTTATTCAAACAGTAAGCGGAGAATTAGCTATTTAA
- a CDS encoding sigma-54-dependent transcriptional regulator: protein MPKILIIEDEAPIRRVLNKILSEENESYVVEEAEDGLMGIDKVKNEDFDLILCDIKMPKMDGVEVLEAVKKIKPEIPMVMISGHGDLETAVNTMRLGAFDYISKPPDLNRLLNTVRNALDKKQLVVENKILKKKVSKNYEMIGESEAIMHIKTMIDKVAATDARVLITGPNGTGKELVAHQLHEKSNRSSQPIIEVNCAAIPSELIESELFGHVKGAFTSAVKDRAGKFEAAHGGTIFLDEIGDMSLPAQAKVLRALQENLIQRVGADKDIKVDVRVVAATNKDLKKEIEEGRFREDLYHRLAVILIKVPALNDRREDIPSLLEHFAAKIADEQGSAKKTFSAQAVKMLQEYDWTGNIRELRNVVERLIILGGQEISETDVALFASK, encoded by the coding sequence ATGCCAAAAATTCTAATTATCGAAGATGAAGCACCAATTAGAAGAGTGCTTAACAAAATATTATCAGAAGAAAATGAGTCCTATGTTGTTGAAGAGGCTGAGGATGGATTGATGGGGATTGATAAAGTAAAAAATGAAGATTTTGATTTGATTCTATGCGATATCAAAATGCCAAAAATGGATGGTGTGGAAGTTCTTGAAGCTGTTAAGAAAATCAAACCCGAAATTCCAATGGTTATGATTTCTGGTCATGGTGATTTAGAAACGGCCGTGAATACCATGCGTTTAGGGGCTTTTGATTACATATCTAAACCACCAGATTTAAATCGTTTATTGAATACGGTTCGAAATGCCCTGGATAAAAAACAATTAGTTGTAGAAAATAAAATTCTTAAAAAGAAAGTTTCTAAAAACTATGAAATGATTGGGGAAAGTGAGGCTATTATGCACATTAAAACCATGATTGATAAAGTAGCCGCAACCGATGCTCGTGTTTTAATTACAGGTCCAAATGGAACTGGTAAAGAGTTAGTGGCGCATCAATTACATGAAAAAAGTAATCGTTCGTCTCAGCCTATTATTGAGGTGAATTGCGCCGCTATTCCATCTGAATTGATTGAAAGTGAGTTATTTGGACACGTAAAAGGGGCATTTACATCAGCAGTAAAAGATAGAGCTGGTAAGTTTGAAGCCGCTCATGGAGGTACCATTTTCTTAGACGAAATTGGCGATATGAGTTTGCCCGCTCAAGCTAAAGTTTTACGTGCTTTGCAAGAGAATTTAATTCAACGTGTAGGAGCCGATAAAGATATTAAAGTGGATGTACGTGTGGTTGCAGCGACCAATAAAGATTTGAAAAAAGAAATTGAAGAAGGTCGTTTTCGTGAAGATTTGTACCACCGTTTGGCCGTAATTTTAATTAAAGTACCAGCTTTAAATGATCGAAGAGAGGATATTCCGTCGTTATTAGAACATTTTGCAGCTAAAATTGCAGACGAGCAGGGGAGTGCTAAAAAGACATTTAGTGCTCAGGCTGTTAAAATGTTACAAGAGTATGATTGGACGGGGAATATTCGTGAATTAAGAAATGTAGTGGAACGTTTAATTATTCTAGGCGGACAAGAAATTTCAGAAACGGATGTTGCTTTGTTTGCAAGTAAATAA
- a CDS encoding ABC transporter permease: MNKLNLIIQREFFAKVRNKSFIVMTFLSPLLFVGMAFLIGYLSNMNKDSITKIAVYDQAGLLKNHFKNDKHTLYIDLSSLPFKTAKDTAKASYEGMLFVPKVNNIQEIKDKVEYISEDSPSIEFISNIEDVIDSTLTQENFKVSGIDSKKIEDAKVKSDLKLAKYSGDESLKGLNEIKVAIGGLFGYLIMMFIIIYGNFVMRSVIEEKTNRIIEIVISSVKPFQLMMGKIIGTSLAGILQFLIWAIVGGVLFFMASSYLGMEAGGSAGQVAEAAKHAEKMNDFKSYLLEIQNLPIATLITCFIIYFIGGYFLYSSFYAAIGAAVDSETDSQQFLLPIIMPLMLGVYIGFFTVINDPHGTVATVFSIIPLTSPIVMLMRIPFGVPAWQLILSIVLLFGTFMLVVWAAAKIYRVGILMHGKKPTWKELVKWLKY, encoded by the coding sequence ATGAACAAGTTAAACTTAATTATACAAAGAGAATTTTTTGCAAAAGTGCGTAATAAATCATTCATAGTAATGACTTTTTTAAGCCCTTTATTGTTTGTAGGAATGGCTTTTTTGATAGGCTATTTGTCAAACATGAATAAAGATTCGATAACAAAAATTGCAGTATACGACCAAGCGGGGCTGTTAAAAAATCACTTTAAAAATGATAAACATACATTATATATAGATTTATCGTCGTTACCTTTTAAAACAGCAAAAGATACTGCAAAAGCAAGTTATGAAGGGATGTTGTTTGTACCAAAGGTAAATAATATTCAAGAAATAAAAGATAAAGTAGAATACATTTCTGAAGACAGTCCAAGTATCGAATTTATTTCCAATATTGAAGATGTTATCGATTCGACTTTAACTCAAGAAAATTTTAAAGTTTCGGGAATAGACAGTAAAAAAATTGAAGATGCAAAGGTAAAATCAGATTTAAAGTTAGCTAAATACTCTGGAGATGAAAGTTTAAAGGGGTTGAATGAAATTAAAGTAGCTATTGGAGGTTTGTTTGGTTATTTAATCATGATGTTTATTATCATTTACGGAAACTTTGTAATGCGAAGTGTAATTGAAGAAAAAACCAATCGAATTATTGAAATAGTAATTTCATCTGTGAAACCTTTTCAATTAATGATGGGTAAAATTATTGGTACTTCTTTAGCGGGAATTTTACAATTTTTAATTTGGGCAATTGTTGGAGGTGTGTTGTTTTTTATGGCGTCTTCTTATTTGGGAATGGAAGCGGGTGGAAGTGCAGGACAAGTTGCAGAAGCTGCCAAACATGCAGAAAAAATGAATGACTTTAAAAGTTATTTATTGGAAATTCAAAATTTACCGATTGCAACTTTAATTACCTGTTTTATTATTTATTTCATAGGTGGTTATTTTTTATATAGTTCTTTTTATGCGGCTATTGGTGCGGCTGTTGATTCTGAGACCGACTCACAACAATTTTTATTGCCTATTATTATGCCTTTAATGTTAGGGGTTTACATTGGATTCTTTACAGTTATTAATGACCCACACGGAACTGTTGCAACGGTGTTTTCTATTATTCCTTTAACTTCACCGATTGTCATGTTAATGCGAATTCCATTTGGAGTGCCTGCATGGCAACTCATTTTGTCCATTGTATTATTATTTGGTACTTTTATGTTGGTCGTTTGGGCAGCTGCCAAAATTTATCGTGTCGGAATTCTTATGCATGGTAAAAAACCAACGTGGAAAGAATTGGTTAAATGGTTAAAGTATTAA
- the dnaJ gene encoding molecular chaperone DnaJ produces the protein MSKKDFYEILGISKGASPEEIKKAYRKKAIQYHPDKNPGDKEAEENFKLCAEAYEVLSDADKKARYDQYGHAAFENGGGYGGHHMNMDDIFSQFGDIFGSAFGGGFGGGFSGGGGGQRRMKGSNLRIKVKLTLEEIANGVEKKVKVKRKVQAAGVTYKTCSTCNGSGQVLKVTNTILGRMQTATTCHSCHGAGQMIDSKPANADAQGMITEEDTVSIKIPAGVVDGMQLKVSGKGNDAPGKNSIPGDLIVAIEEIEHEFLKREGENLHFDLYISFAEAALGVSKEIDTVNGKVRIKLEEGIQSGKILRLKGKGIPSLNSYGNGDLLVHVNVWTPKTLNKEQKQFFEKMITDENFIPKPEKSEKSFFEKVKDMFS, from the coding sequence ATGAGCAAAAAAGATTTTTACGAGATATTAGGAATTAGCAAGGGTGCTTCTCCAGAAGAAATCAAAAAAGCTTATCGAAAGAAAGCGATTCAATACCATCCGGATAAAAATCCAGGAGATAAAGAAGCTGAAGAGAATTTCAAATTATGTGCAGAAGCTTATGAAGTATTGAGTGATGCAGATAAGAAAGCAAGATACGATCAGTATGGTCATGCGGCTTTTGAAAATGGCGGTGGCTATGGTGGTCATCATATGAATATGGATGATATATTCAGCCAATTTGGAGATATTTTTGGAAGCGCATTCGGAGGAGGTTTCGGAGGAGGCTTCAGCGGAGGCGGCGGCGGTCAACGCAGAATGAAAGGAAGTAATTTGCGTATCAAAGTTAAGTTGACTTTAGAAGAAATTGCTAATGGTGTAGAGAAAAAAGTAAAAGTTAAACGCAAAGTTCAAGCTGCTGGAGTTACTTATAAAACATGTTCAACTTGTAATGGAAGTGGTCAGGTTTTAAAGGTGACTAATACTATTTTAGGTAGAATGCAAACGGCAACTACCTGTCATTCGTGTCATGGAGCAGGTCAAATGATTGATTCTAAACCTGCTAATGCAGATGCTCAAGGAATGATTACTGAGGAAGATACAGTGTCAATCAAAATTCCTGCAGGTGTTGTAGATGGAATGCAGTTAAAAGTTTCAGGTAAAGGAAATGACGCTCCTGGTAAAAACAGTATTCCTGGAGATTTAATTGTAGCCATTGAAGAAATTGAACATGAGTTTTTGAAGCGTGAAGGCGAAAATTTGCATTTCGATTTATACATTAGTTTTGCTGAAGCTGCACTTGGAGTTTCAAAAGAAATTGATACAGTTAATGGAAAAGTACGTATTAAATTAGAAGAAGGAATTCAATCAGGTAAAATTTTACGTTTAAAAGGGAAAGGTATACCTAGCTTAAATTCTTATGGGAATGGTGATTTATTAGTACACGTAAATGTTTGGACACCTAAAACATTGAACAAAGAACAAAAACAATTTTTTGAAAAAATGATTACAGATGAGAACTTTATTCCTAAGCCGGAGAAGTCTGAAAAATCATTTTTTGAAAAAGTTAAAGATATGTTTTCATAA
- a CDS encoding DEAD/DEAH box helicase translates to MQLKKINPNLQKALIEKNFLEPTEVQESCFGPIKSGIDLVIQSEVGSGKTTLIALSVIQKLEKAVLIAPRAVVITETKEKVLALEELFKELAKYTDLRVYAVHDKSDLDYDKNMISVGVDILIGTPIRMNDMFATAGYDVNQLKIFVVDDADIIFRARLDAKIKRLADSIKTQQVLFCSQITERVESMAFQMMEEPTFYEME, encoded by the coding sequence ATGCAGTTAAAAAAAATAAATCCGAATTTACAGAAAGCCTTGATTGAGAAAAATTTTCTTGAACCTACTGAAGTTCAAGAAAGTTGTTTTGGTCCAATTAAAAGTGGCATCGATTTAGTCATTCAATCGGAAGTAGGTTCGGGTAAAACCACTTTAATTGCTTTGTCGGTTATTCAAAAACTAGAAAAAGCCGTTCTAATTGCACCTAGAGCAGTTGTAATTACTGAAACCAAAGAAAAAGTTTTAGCATTAGAAGAACTTTTTAAAGAATTAGCAAAATATACCGATTTACGAGTTTATGCCGTTCATGATAAATCGGATTTAGACTACGATAAAAACATGATTTCTGTTGGGGTTGATATTTTAATTGGTACACCTATCCGAATGAATGACATGTTTGCGACAGCAGGTTATGATGTAAATCAATTAAAAATTTTTGTAGTTGATGATGCTGATATAATTTTTAGAGCACGATTAGATGCAAAAATTAAACGTTTAGCTGACAGTATTAAAACACAACAAGTATTGTTTTGTTCACAAATTACCGAACGTGTTGAGTCTATGGCCTTCCAAATGATGGAAGAGCCTACTTTTTATGAAATGGAATAA